A portion of the Rhodococcus pseudokoreensis genome contains these proteins:
- a CDS encoding amidohydrolase family protein, with protein sequence MTNGPRIQPHAIQEITTHTSTPDILANAQRDRERYGLDDVFIVDVDSHHSELASWPEIISYVEDPVLRDTAEQMMLHRPLAGKMALSSYDPGLALQDAGARIPHQSNLAEPIPPGDDHRDVELARRAMDAMSIDVQVVFPQPMLGIGLHPDPTIAVPLLKAYNRWFVEHILPKDPRIKSLIALPFEDPQACLETVHLYGDNPDVLGFMVTSQRHAGVHRNEYMRLYAELEERGLPLGFHAGPSWKDTMTSTMNRFLSVHAMSFVTCNMTHMTNWIINGLPERFPNLKVIWIESGLAWIPFMMQRLDHEYLMRQSEAPLLRQLPSDYIRQMYHTSQPLEVTDMKLLESTFTAMNAQDSLLYASDWPHWDFDLPSRIMNLPFLDRDAKLNILGGNARKLFGL encoded by the coding sequence GTGACCAACGGCCCCCGCATCCAGCCTCACGCCATCCAAGAGATCACCACGCACACCAGCACGCCCGACATTCTCGCCAACGCCCAGCGGGACCGGGAGCGCTACGGGCTCGACGATGTGTTCATCGTCGACGTGGACTCCCACCACTCGGAACTGGCCTCGTGGCCGGAGATCATCAGCTACGTCGAAGATCCGGTGCTGCGTGACACCGCTGAGCAGATGATGCTCCACCGGCCGCTGGCCGGCAAGATGGCACTGAGCAGCTACGATCCGGGACTGGCCCTGCAGGATGCTGGAGCCCGCATCCCGCACCAGTCCAACCTGGCGGAGCCGATCCCCCCTGGCGACGACCACCGAGACGTCGAGTTGGCTCGCCGGGCCATGGACGCGATGAGCATCGACGTGCAGGTCGTCTTCCCCCAGCCGATGCTCGGGATCGGTCTGCATCCCGACCCCACCATCGCGGTGCCCCTGCTGAAGGCCTACAACAGATGGTTCGTGGAGCACATCCTGCCCAAGGACCCCCGCATCAAAAGCCTGATCGCACTGCCGTTTGAAGACCCACAGGCGTGTCTGGAGACGGTCCACCTCTACGGCGACAACCCTGACGTGCTGGGCTTCATGGTGACCAGCCAACGCCACGCCGGCGTGCACAGAAATGAATACATGCGCCTGTACGCCGAGCTCGAGGAACGCGGGCTGCCGCTGGGTTTCCACGCCGGCCCCTCGTGGAAGGACACGATGACCTCCACGATGAATCGATTCCTGTCCGTGCACGCCATGTCCTTCGTCACTTGCAACATGACGCACATGACGAACTGGATCATCAACGGACTGCCCGAGCGGTTCCCCAACCTCAAGGTCATCTGGATCGAAAGCGGCCTGGCGTGGATCCCGTTCATGATGCAGCGCCTGGACCACGAATACCTGATGCGCCAGTCGGAAGCGCCACTGCTCCGCCAGCTCCCGAGTGACTACATCCGGCAGATGTACCACACCTCACAGCCTCTCGAGGTGACCGACATGAAACTGCTCGAATCCACGTTCACCGCCATGAACGCGCAGGATAGCCTTCTGTATGCCTCGGATTGGCCGCACTGGGACTTCGACCTGCCCAGCCGAATCATGAACCTGCCCTTCCTCGACCGCGATGCCAAGCTCAACATCCTCGGTGGCAACGCACGCAAACTGTTCGGCCTGTGA
- a CDS encoding NAD-dependent succinate-semialdehyde dehydrogenase, with product MATAYPELKQYIDGAWVHGGSTTTHPVLNPADEKVIAHYREADAADLERAITAAHNGFLAWRTIPLQERTAILLRCADLIRQRADHLAQILCAEGGKRLAEARWEVLRAADFIEWDAHEARRLYGRVLPSDSGIQHVTVREPIGPVAALIAWNFPASFLARKVGGALAAGCSVILKASEETPGTCVALVQCFVDAGIPAGAANLVLGDPPMISERLIRHPAVRAVSFTGSAEVGRIVAGLAAAELKPCVMELGGHAPVIVCADADLQRVVTASITAKFANNAGQVCVAPTRFIVHQSLYEDFVDALTAAAKNIRVGAGTDPDTDMGPLINQRRVDAIDALVTDAVRTGGRLTAGGHRLEGSGYFYAPTVIADVPEQAMAMCEEPFGPIALIASFAELDEAIDTANSLPYALAAYAFTESAQAAGRLTERVECGVLSINHIGAVPTSAPFGGIKGSGYGKEGGIEGLQAYTTLKYVSHQWA from the coding sequence ATGGCAACGGCATATCCGGAACTGAAGCAGTACATAGACGGTGCATGGGTCCACGGCGGCAGCACCACGACGCACCCGGTCCTCAACCCCGCCGACGAAAAAGTAATCGCCCACTACCGCGAGGCCGACGCGGCCGATCTCGAGCGGGCGATCACCGCGGCACACAATGGCTTCCTCGCATGGCGCACGATCCCCCTCCAGGAGCGCACGGCCATCCTGCTCCGCTGCGCCGACCTGATCAGACAGCGTGCCGACCATCTTGCGCAGATCCTGTGTGCGGAGGGCGGGAAGCGGCTCGCGGAGGCCCGATGGGAGGTCCTGCGCGCCGCCGACTTCATCGAGTGGGACGCCCACGAGGCGCGCAGGCTCTACGGCAGGGTTCTGCCGTCCGACAGCGGAATTCAGCACGTGACGGTGCGTGAACCGATCGGACCGGTCGCTGCCCTCATCGCCTGGAACTTCCCCGCGAGCTTCCTTGCGCGCAAGGTCGGCGGCGCCCTGGCGGCAGGCTGTTCCGTGATACTCAAGGCGAGCGAGGAGACACCGGGAACGTGCGTTGCGCTCGTGCAGTGTTTCGTCGACGCCGGCATCCCCGCTGGTGCTGCGAATCTCGTACTCGGTGATCCGCCGATGATCTCCGAGCGGCTGATCCGGCATCCTGCGGTGCGCGCGGTCAGCTTCACCGGCTCCGCGGAGGTAGGGCGGATCGTAGCGGGTCTGGCAGCGGCTGAACTCAAGCCCTGCGTGATGGAACTCGGCGGCCACGCACCGGTGATCGTGTGCGCGGATGCCGACCTGCAGCGTGTGGTCACCGCCTCGATTACTGCGAAGTTCGCAAACAACGCCGGACAGGTCTGTGTCGCCCCCACTCGATTCATCGTGCACCAGAGCCTGTATGAGGACTTCGTCGACGCGCTGACCGCGGCAGCGAAGAACATTCGAGTCGGAGCGGGAACCGACCCGGATACCGACATGGGCCCCTTGATCAACCAGCGGCGCGTGGACGCAATCGACGCGCTCGTTACCGACGCCGTGCGGACCGGTGGCCGGCTGACCGCCGGCGGGCACCGACTTGAAGGGAGCGGCTACTTCTACGCACCGACAGTGATCGCCGATGTCCCCGAACAGGCCATGGCCATGTGTGAGGAGCCGTTCGGCCCCATTGCCCTGATCGCATCGTTCGCCGAACTCGACGAGGCGATCGACACGGCGAACAGTCTCCCGTATGCGCTGGCTGCCTACGCCTTCACCGAATCGGCACAAGCCGCGGGACGGCTGACCGAGCGCGTGGAGTGCGGCGTTCTGTCCATCAACCACATCGGGGCCGTACCGACCAGCGCTCCGTTCGGCGGTATCAAGGGCAGCGGATACGGCAAGGAAGGCGGCATCGAAGGGCTGCAGGCCTACACCACCCTCAAATACGTCTCGCACCAGTGGGCGTGA
- a CDS encoding Rieske 2Fe-2S domain-containing protein, producing the protein MGEYLRRFWLPALQSEDAPTNEGEPYRIKLLGESLLAFRNTEGRVGILQEACAHRGVSLFYGRNEDCGLRCVFHGWKYDVDGHVVDMPNEPPESRFKEKIKPIGYPTAEVGGVVWVFMGQGNPPPLPDFAWVSAEHLVVTKRYQDCNWLAVVEGGVDSSHVTFLHSTLKDDEGKERPNPIPGIGETLQTNDGFPRFDIVETKYGYMVGARRNVADPDRYYWRITQLVLPFYWMAPSPEDGPYYSCKIAVPVDDDNTINWTISWHPQRPISDEDLAVIMAGVGQHVVDVLPPDPSKPYGNCRPSQNRWNVYEIDRERQKRAEFTGVHGLGMQDQYIQESMGVVPDTAREHLGSSDLAVIKLRRRLHQEIDREQDRSAYPYTTNSLRDLRGATMFLDKNTSWIQEIVDKIDLPDVLYES; encoded by the coding sequence ATGGGAGAGTATCTCAGGCGATTCTGGCTCCCAGCGCTCCAGTCGGAGGATGCACCGACGAATGAGGGAGAGCCGTATCGGATCAAGCTCCTCGGTGAATCGCTGCTGGCCTTCCGGAACACCGAGGGGCGGGTCGGAATCCTTCAGGAGGCGTGCGCCCACCGCGGAGTGTCTCTGTTCTATGGCCGGAACGAGGACTGTGGCCTGCGATGCGTCTTCCACGGATGGAAGTACGACGTCGACGGACACGTTGTCGACATGCCGAACGAGCCGCCGGAGTCGCGCTTCAAAGAGAAGATCAAGCCGATCGGGTATCCCACCGCCGAAGTGGGTGGAGTCGTCTGGGTGTTCATGGGCCAGGGCAACCCGCCTCCCCTCCCCGATTTCGCCTGGGTCAGCGCCGAACACCTCGTCGTCACCAAGCGGTACCAGGACTGCAACTGGCTCGCGGTCGTCGAGGGCGGTGTCGACTCGAGCCACGTCACGTTCCTGCACTCCACCCTCAAAGACGACGAGGGCAAGGAGCGGCCGAATCCGATCCCTGGCATCGGGGAAACCCTGCAGACAAACGACGGGTTCCCGCGCTTCGACATAGTCGAGACGAAGTACGGCTACATGGTCGGCGCCCGCCGGAACGTCGCCGACCCCGACCGCTACTACTGGCGCATCACACAGCTTGTCTTGCCGTTTTACTGGATGGCCCCTTCACCCGAAGACGGCCCGTATTACTCCTGCAAGATCGCGGTGCCGGTCGACGACGACAACACGATCAACTGGACCATCTCGTGGCATCCGCAGAGGCCGATCAGCGACGAGGACCTGGCAGTCATCATGGCGGGGGTCGGGCAGCACGTGGTAGACGTCCTCCCGCCCGACCCGTCAAAGCCCTACGGAAACTGCCGCCCGAGTCAGAACCGGTGGAACGTGTACGAGATCGACAGGGAGAGGCAGAAGAGAGCAGAATTCACAGGCGTTCACGGTCTCGGCATGCAGGATCAGTACATCCAGGAGTCCATGGGAGTCGTCCCCGACACTGCACGTGAGCACCTCGGATCGAGCGATCTGGCCGTGATCAAACTCCGGCGCCGACTGCACCAGGAAATTGATCGCGAGCAGGATCGGTCTGCCTATCCGTACACAACCAACTCGCTGAGAGACCTTCGAGGCGCGACCATGTTCCTCGATAAGAACACCTCCTGGATCCAGGAGATCGTCGACAAGATCGACCTCCCCGACGTGCTGTACGAAAGCTAG
- a CDS encoding IclR family transcriptional regulator, with protein MTTSGSGSEGARKESARRALELLFAFTEDRPVASVRQLADAIGVPVPTVHRYVALLRDMGLVEESARGQYHLTARVTGLYRAFRQVTSIVDIAEPFMRELAEQIEETVLLIRLVNGVPACIHRIEAPRLFRMSIEVGQHLPPLRGASARLLLGDLPSAERERYVDRALASNALPPLNGKDEFLREAQQEASRGWTVSSEEIGEGFWTAAAAIKQHGRTIATVSTPCAGFLLDDEKRSIIVEMIQKTASQISGSLADVS; from the coding sequence GTGACAACCTCAGGCAGTGGGTCGGAAGGCGCTCGCAAGGAAAGTGCGCGCAGGGCCTTGGAACTTCTGTTTGCCTTTACCGAGGACCGTCCGGTCGCCTCCGTGCGCCAGCTGGCTGACGCGATCGGCGTACCGGTGCCCACAGTCCATCGGTACGTAGCGCTCCTGCGCGACATGGGCCTGGTCGAGGAAAGCGCCCGCGGCCAATACCACCTGACCGCGCGGGTAACCGGGCTCTACCGGGCGTTTCGGCAGGTGACATCGATCGTCGACATCGCCGAACCATTCATGCGCGAGCTTGCCGAGCAGATCGAGGAGACCGTGCTGCTCATTCGGCTTGTGAACGGCGTTCCCGCATGCATCCACCGCATCGAGGCACCACGACTGTTCCGGATGTCGATCGAGGTCGGCCAGCATTTGCCGCCACTACGCGGCGCAAGCGCCCGCCTGCTCCTCGGCGACCTTCCCTCCGCGGAACGGGAGCGCTACGTCGACCGAGCGCTTGCCTCGAATGCCCTCCCGCCGCTCAACGGCAAGGACGAGTTCCTCCGGGAAGCTCAACAAGAAGCCAGTCGAGGATGGACCGTGTCCAGCGAGGAGATCGGCGAGGGCTTCTGGACGGCCGCGGCCGCGATCAAGCAACATGGTCGCACGATCGCCACCGTCTCCACCCCGTGCGCCGGGTTTCTGCTCGATGACGAGAAACGCTCGATCATCGTCGAAATGATCCAGAAAACGGCGTCGCAGATCTCCGGCAGCCTCGCGGACGTGTCATGA
- a CDS encoding Rieske (2Fe-2S) protein, producing MAISARPVAPDIVVARSTDVLEGRRHLVAVDDVHLGLFRFRGKLYAYENACPHMGGPVCQDRMVDGVLERIEDDRTSRGMTFDEDDPHVVCPWHGFEFRITTGEHAGFSKIRLRSFPVTEDGGEIRVRL from the coding sequence ATGGCCATTAGCGCCCGCCCGGTCGCACCGGACATCGTGGTCGCCCGTAGTACTGACGTCCTCGAAGGCAGACGGCACCTGGTCGCCGTCGACGATGTGCACCTCGGACTGTTTCGGTTCCGCGGGAAGCTCTATGCCTACGAGAACGCCTGCCCGCACATGGGTGGTCCGGTTTGCCAGGACCGGATGGTCGACGGTGTGCTCGAGCGCATCGAGGACGACCGAACCAGTCGAGGCATGACGTTCGACGAGGACGATCCGCATGTGGTGTGTCCCTGGCACGGATTCGAATTCCGGATCACGACCGGAGAACACGCCGGTTTCTCGAAGATCCGGCTGCGGTCGTTTCCTGTCACGGAGGACGGCGGTGAGATCCGTGTCCGTCTCTGA
- a CDS encoding DUF2207 family protein encodes MYDNGDEYQPDSGEEVRSVARGRASDAARMRVAVAVLLGVSACTGLLFPLVWGPTSNARGLAAIVGDSFGLAAGAVGLSVVAWGAGRLWSRSAREKLPEPPVRYGPVPGLGPAQTEFVVRKWIGDSAPTATLLHLAEQSVVRLTLVDDGLWQIEGIGTPQRWRRIDSISRVLADHLGIRSPGGVFVADGSPTSGCAVREGMRAMSDACRSWAARDDLLVLSVRTWIGRAMACLCTVLAALGFLGVLGPTILGAPFVAFVIGSLGVFAAGTGLRHTPTGRHVWAGAAGFERVLSGRSTTIGSAAVRECFLAAVPYAFAFGVADRWSAQYRRVTGRAAPHPDWYPSTALYDDETGLQWAAKPHN; translated from the coding sequence ATGTACGACAACGGCGATGAGTACCAGCCCGATTCCGGCGAGGAGGTCCGCAGCGTGGCGCGGGGTCGCGCGTCGGATGCGGCGAGGATGCGCGTTGCCGTTGCTGTACTCCTCGGCGTCTCGGCGTGTACAGGACTGCTGTTTCCCCTGGTGTGGGGGCCGACGTCGAATGCGCGTGGGCTCGCGGCGATCGTCGGCGACTCGTTCGGGCTCGCCGCGGGCGCCGTGGGGCTGTCGGTCGTCGCGTGGGGCGCGGGTCGGCTGTGGTCGCGAAGTGCCCGCGAGAAGCTCCCCGAGCCGCCGGTGCGGTACGGACCCGTGCCCGGTCTCGGGCCTGCACAGACCGAATTCGTCGTGCGGAAGTGGATCGGCGACAGCGCGCCGACGGCGACACTGCTGCACCTGGCCGAACAGTCGGTGGTCCGGCTGACCTTGGTCGACGACGGCCTGTGGCAGATCGAGGGGATCGGCACCCCACAACGGTGGAGGCGGATCGACTCCATTTCGCGGGTGTTGGCCGATCACCTCGGAATCCGTTCGCCGGGTGGGGTATTCGTTGCCGACGGCTCGCCGACATCCGGCTGCGCGGTCAGAGAGGGCATGCGCGCGATGTCCGACGCATGCCGGTCGTGGGCGGCGCGGGATGATCTGCTCGTGCTCTCGGTCAGGACGTGGATCGGGCGGGCGATGGCGTGCCTGTGCACGGTTCTCGCCGCACTCGGATTCCTGGGCGTACTCGGTCCCACGATCCTCGGTGCTCCGTTCGTCGCATTCGTCATCGGCTCCCTCGGCGTGTTCGCTGCGGGAACGGGTCTTCGGCACACGCCGACGGGACGCCACGTGTGGGCGGGCGCCGCCGGGTTCGAACGCGTGCTGTCGGGCCGGTCGACGACGATCGGGTCCGCCGCGGTCCGTGAGTGCTTCCTCGCCGCCGTCCCCTACGCCTTCGCGTTCGGTGTTGCCGACCGGTGGTCGGCGCAGTACCGCCGCGTGACCGGACGGGCCGCCCCGCATCCCGACTGGTACCCGTCGACCGCGTTGTACGACGACGAGACAGGCCTGCAGTGGGCGGCGAAGCCGCATAATTGA
- a CDS encoding protein kinase domain-containing protein encodes MTDDDPLRTHRDVVSTVLDQLRAVGFDDAREIGRGGFGLVYRCIQSALDRTIAVKVLTGSLDEESRARFLREQRAMGRLTGHPNVVSVLEVGVTDSGLPFLVMPYYPQDSLDARIRRHGPLTVEESLRLGVKMAGALATAHRSGIVHRDVKPGNILLTDYGEPILTDFGIAHIAGAFQTATGTVTGSPAFTAPEVLGGDVPSPASDVYGLGATLFVALTGHAAFERRSGEQVVAQFLRITTQPVPDLRESGIDADVSAVVEQAMSRDPAERPTAAALGEDLREIQSRRGAPVDEMALRPERGAVDPVPLTAGGTGVGRPLPNGHPSPAGTGNLPVELTSFVGRRTELTEAKRLLSASRLVTLTGIGGVGKTRLALRVAANTRRAFADGVCLVELGELRDGTLLVEVVATALGLRQRSPRALQTVMEFLTAQEMLLILDNCEQVVNAAAELAETLLHACPGLRILATSREALGIGGEAVMRVPPLTVPNSDREPRPAGLPHYDAVTLFAQRATAAVTGFEITEDNAATVTHICTRLDGLPLAIELAAARLRAMSPEQILQRLTDRYALLTRGSRGAPTRQQTLRWSIDWSYELCTPEEQQLWARLSVFAGNFELDAAEEVSMDDVDPDRRLDIVASLVDKSILLREESGNAVRFRMLDTLRDYGRDKLERAGAYPGLRLRHRNWYRKLALDAEAGWISPQQVSWLVRLDRELPNLREAMEFSLSEPGTASAEAGLQIATALFPFWLSRGLLSEGRRWLDRALAQREEQSPALQVKALYAASVLASRHEDLARAAALTDDGRALAEGRGSALDRALIQHADAALAMHSGDPEHAVTAHSQALEVLRGGDDLFAQIATLHGLGLAHEILGHPAQAIACLDEAIRIAEVHGESVMRGRSTYTLGLVMWREGDRERAVALLREGLELARRVDDPIGATWCLEILAWIASSEKRFHRAAVLMAAAAVLRRRVGTSVDQIPNLTASHQECERITHRALGPRAFTAASREGEALGFTAAVSYALDEHSPAARPAVDTTTALTKREQQVADLVAQGLTNKAIAARLVISQRTAQGHVEHVLVKLGFNSRAQIAAWVVEQAQDKTN; translated from the coding sequence ATGACCGACGACGACCCGCTTCGAACACATCGTGATGTGGTCAGCACGGTGTTGGATCAACTGCGCGCGGTCGGATTCGATGACGCCCGGGAAATCGGGCGCGGAGGCTTCGGCTTGGTGTATCGCTGCATCCAGTCCGCTCTGGACCGCACGATAGCGGTGAAGGTCCTCACCGGCAGCCTCGACGAGGAGAGTCGAGCCCGGTTCCTTCGGGAGCAGCGGGCGATGGGCCGACTGACCGGGCACCCGAACGTCGTGAGTGTGCTCGAGGTCGGCGTCACCGACAGCGGCCTCCCCTTCCTGGTGATGCCGTACTACCCGCAGGATTCCCTCGACGCCCGAATCCGAAGGCACGGGCCGCTCACGGTGGAGGAGTCGCTGCGGCTGGGAGTGAAGATGGCCGGCGCGCTCGCCACCGCGCACCGGTCCGGCATCGTGCACCGCGACGTCAAGCCCGGCAACATTCTCCTCACCGACTACGGCGAGCCGATTCTGACCGATTTCGGGATCGCGCACATCGCGGGCGCTTTCCAGACCGCGACGGGCACTGTCACCGGGTCGCCGGCGTTCACCGCACCGGAGGTCCTCGGCGGTGACGTGCCGAGTCCGGCGTCAGACGTATACGGGCTCGGGGCGACGCTGTTCGTTGCGCTGACCGGGCACGCGGCGTTCGAGCGCCGCAGCGGTGAGCAGGTGGTGGCGCAGTTCCTGCGGATCACCACGCAGCCGGTGCCGGACCTGCGGGAGTCCGGTATCGACGCCGACGTGTCCGCGGTAGTGGAGCAGGCCATGTCCCGGGATCCGGCGGAGCGGCCCACCGCCGCGGCACTGGGCGAAGACCTGCGGGAAATTCAATCCCGCCGGGGTGCCCCCGTCGACGAGATGGCACTGCGCCCCGAGCGGGGCGCAGTGGACCCGGTGCCGCTGACCGCCGGGGGCACCGGTGTCGGCCGGCCCCTGCCCAACGGGCACCCGTCACCGGCAGGGACCGGGAATCTTCCCGTCGAGTTGACCAGCTTCGTCGGCCGCCGAACAGAACTCACCGAGGCCAAGCGGCTGCTCTCGGCGTCGCGGCTCGTGACGTTGACCGGAATCGGTGGTGTAGGCAAGACCCGGCTGGCGCTGCGGGTCGCGGCCAACACGCGGCGAGCGTTCGCCGACGGGGTGTGCCTGGTCGAACTCGGCGAGCTACGCGACGGGACGCTCCTTGTCGAGGTGGTGGCGACCGCGCTGGGGTTGCGACAGCGTTCGCCGAGAGCGCTGCAGACCGTAATGGAGTTCCTCACCGCACAAGAGATGCTGTTGATACTCGACAACTGCGAGCAGGTGGTGAACGCGGCAGCGGAGCTGGCGGAGACACTGCTGCACGCCTGCCCCGGCCTGCGGATACTCGCCACCAGTCGCGAAGCCCTGGGCATCGGCGGGGAAGCGGTCATGCGGGTACCCCCTCTGACGGTTCCGAACTCCGACCGGGAGCCTCGGCCGGCCGGCTTGCCCCACTACGACGCGGTGACATTGTTCGCGCAGCGGGCCACCGCCGCGGTGACCGGCTTCGAGATCACCGAGGACAATGCTGCCACCGTCACCCACATTTGCACCCGGCTGGACGGATTGCCACTGGCGATCGAATTGGCTGCGGCCCGCCTACGCGCGATGTCGCCCGAGCAGATCCTGCAGCGGCTGACGGACCGGTATGCGCTGCTGACCCGCGGCAGCCGGGGCGCGCCGACCCGGCAGCAGACGCTGCGGTGGAGCATCGACTGGAGCTACGAGCTGTGCACCCCGGAAGAACAGCAGCTCTGGGCTCGACTGTCGGTGTTCGCGGGCAACTTCGAACTCGATGCCGCCGAAGAGGTGTCCATGGACGACGTGGACCCGGACCGTCGGCTCGATATCGTCGCGTCCCTGGTGGACAAGTCGATCCTCCTGCGCGAGGAATCAGGGAACGCGGTGCGATTCCGGATGCTCGACACGTTGCGTGACTACGGTCGGGACAAGCTCGAACGGGCCGGCGCCTACCCGGGCCTGCGTCTACGGCACCGGAACTGGTACCGGAAGCTGGCCCTCGACGCGGAGGCCGGATGGATCAGTCCCCAGCAGGTCAGCTGGCTTGTCCGCCTCGATCGGGAACTACCCAACCTGCGCGAAGCGATGGAGTTCAGCCTGTCGGAACCGGGTACTGCCTCGGCCGAGGCGGGGCTGCAGATCGCCACCGCGCTGTTCCCGTTCTGGCTCTCCCGTGGACTGCTCAGCGAGGGACGCCGCTGGCTCGACCGTGCCCTGGCGCAACGGGAGGAACAATCCCCCGCTCTGCAGGTCAAGGCGCTGTACGCGGCCAGTGTCCTGGCCAGCAGACACGAAGACCTGGCCCGGGCCGCCGCACTGACCGACGACGGGCGCGCGCTCGCCGAAGGTCGGGGAAGCGCGCTCGATCGCGCCCTCATACAGCACGCCGACGCGGCTCTCGCCATGCACAGCGGGGATCCGGAGCACGCCGTCACAGCCCACTCGCAGGCGCTCGAGGTGTTGCGCGGTGGGGATGACCTCTTCGCGCAGATCGCCACCCTGCACGGGCTCGGACTGGCCCACGAAATACTCGGACACCCCGCGCAGGCCATCGCCTGCCTCGACGAGGCGATCCGAATCGCCGAAGTGCACGGCGAATCGGTCATGCGGGGCCGCTCGACCTACACCTTGGGGCTGGTGATGTGGCGTGAGGGTGACCGCGAACGCGCGGTAGCGCTTCTGCGGGAGGGACTCGAGCTGGCACGTCGCGTCGACGATCCCATCGGTGCCACTTGGTGTCTGGAGATACTCGCCTGGATCGCGTCCAGTGAGAAGCGCTTTCACCGCGCTGCCGTCCTGATGGCGGCCGCCGCGGTACTGCGACGGCGGGTGGGTACCTCCGTCGATCAGATTCCCAACTTGACTGCCTCCCATCAGGAATGCGAACGCATCACGCACCGCGCACTCGGCCCGCGGGCGTTCACGGCAGCCTCCCGCGAGGGCGAGGCGCTGGGTTTCACCGCCGCCGTCTCCTACGCACTGGACGAACACTCACCGGCTGCGCGGCCGGCCGTCGACACCACGACGGCACTGACCAAACGCGAACAACAGGTCGCCGACCTGGTCGCGCAAGGCCTGACCAACAAGGCGATCGCCGCCCGCCTCGTGATCTCCCAACGCACCGCGCAGGGCCACGTCGAACACGTCCTCGTCAAACTCGGCTTCAACTCCCGAGCGCAGATCGCCGCCTGGGTTGTCGAACAGGCACAGGACAAAACGAACTGA